One genomic region from Terriglobus aquaticus encodes:
- a CDS encoding Rieske 2Fe-2S domain-containing protein, with amino-acid sequence MRLRNDKPEAGNQPATDLIFGEWYPAVRTSELRPGSMTTTLLLGIPLVVGRKRDGALFAMRDLCPHRGIPLSAGWFDGDTVQCRYHGWKFEPCSGQCTEIPSLTQIDTLQPTKIYAGAFPCREADGFAWVYVPEAGMGRITAETALPPLPQVPKFSAQFRTAHLSADLPCNVDHGIIGLMDPAHGPFVHRAWWWRSAASIHEKTKRFEPLPDGFRMSSHAPSANSAPYKLLGVYGEKIETTIDFTLPNRRYEVIRAGHGENGKWFASLTTITPVTPSSCRIDVVACWNVFYNVPLVPQIAKFFGARFVRQDQETMIQQAEGLRFRPAMMLIDDADKPAKWYFALKQRRLTGQGEHPLREPVELHWRS; translated from the coding sequence ATGCGACTGCGCAACGACAAACCGGAAGCAGGGAACCAGCCCGCCACGGACCTGATCTTCGGCGAGTGGTACCCCGCCGTGCGCACGAGCGAGTTGCGTCCCGGCAGCATGACCACTACGCTGCTGCTCGGCATTCCGCTGGTCGTTGGCCGCAAGCGCGACGGTGCTCTGTTCGCCATGCGCGACCTGTGCCCCCACCGCGGCATCCCGCTCTCCGCCGGCTGGTTCGACGGCGACACCGTGCAGTGCCGGTATCACGGCTGGAAGTTCGAGCCCTGCAGCGGCCAGTGCACCGAGATTCCGTCTCTTACGCAGATCGACACGCTGCAGCCCACCAAGATCTACGCCGGCGCCTTTCCCTGCCGCGAGGCCGACGGCTTCGCCTGGGTCTACGTCCCCGAAGCTGGCATGGGCCGCATCACGGCAGAGACGGCGCTGCCGCCCTTGCCGCAGGTGCCGAAGTTCTCCGCGCAGTTCCGAACTGCGCACCTCTCCGCCGACCTGCCCTGCAATGTGGACCACGGCATCATCGGGCTCATGGACCCGGCGCATGGCCCGTTCGTGCATCGCGCCTGGTGGTGGCGCTCCGCGGCCAGCATTCACGAGAAGACCAAGCGATTCGAACCCCTACCGGACGGCTTTCGCATGAGTTCGCACGCGCCTTCCGCGAACTCCGCGCCGTATAAGCTGCTGGGCGTCTACGGCGAAAAAATCGAGACCACCATCGACTTCACGCTGCCCAACCGCCGCTACGAAGTGATCCGCGCCGGGCACGGGGAGAACGGCAAGTGGTTTGCTTCGCTCACGACCATTACACCGGTCACGCCGTCGTCGTGCCGCATCGACGTGGTCGCCTGCTGGAACGTCTTCTACAACGTTCCGCTGGTGCCACAGATCGCGAAGTTCTTCGGCGCGCGCTTCGTGCGGCAGGACCAGGAGACGATGATCCAGCAGGCGGAGGGCCTGCGCTTCCGTCCCGCGATGATGCTGATCGATGACGCGGACAAGCCGGCCAAGTGGTATTTCGCGCTGAAGCAGCGGCGGCTGACCGGGCAGGGCGAACACCCGCTGCGCGAACCGGTAGAGCTGCATTGGCGCAGCTAG